In Elaeis guineensis isolate ETL-2024a chromosome 1, EG11, whole genome shotgun sequence, a genomic segment contains:
- the LOC105039054 gene encoding calmodulin-binding receptor-like cytoplasmic kinase 3 isoform X2, with product MAHFILPLLILMQLPWCLLCESVPTLSKVCRFDHVAYSKSSDGYHLSINQERIEDPVLICEALETYFKSGCLLCDSQVESWRRIGKEYCRQDFNVPVNVKCNHISVDSVSSIEVGSTSGKIPTTPLRVPPSPSRFSLSPQLSTIGSVNLSINQIIKATQSFSPSLRLGEGGFGTVYKAVLPDGLIVAIKRAKKEHIPALRDEFSNEVELLAKIEHQNLVRLLGYTDKGNERIIITEYVPNGTLREHLDGQHGKILDFKQRLEIAIDVAHALTYLHLYAEKTIIHRDVKSSNILLTESYRAKVSDFGFARTGPSDTEQTHISTKVKGTAGYLDPEYLRTYQLTPKSDVFSFGILLIEILSGRRPVELKRGIDERITVRWAFHKYNVGNLRDILDPLLEEVVDEEVLGKMLSLAFQCAAPTRDDRPDMKEVGEQLWEIRREFRKSFSKSIK from the exons ATGGCTCATTTTATTCTGCCTCTGTTGATCCTGATGCAACTGCCTTGGTGTTTGCTTTGTGAATCGGTACCGACCCTCTCGAAAGTGTGCAGATTTGATCATGTTGCCTACTCAAAGTCGTCGGATGGGTATCACCTTTCAATTAATCAAGAGAGGATAGAGGATCCTGTTTTGATATGTGAAGCACTGGAAACCTATTTCAAGAGTGGGTGTCTGTTATGTGATTCCCAGGTGGAATCATGGAGGAGAATTGGCAAGGAGTACTGTCGTCAGGACTTTAACGTACCAGTCAATGTGAAGTGCAATCATATTTCTG TGGATTCAGTTTCATCCATAGAAGTAGGTTCAACCTCTGGAAAGATCCCCACAACTCCACTCAGAGTGCCTCCTAGCCCATCTCGGTTCTCATTGTCTCCTCAATTGAGTACAATTGGATCAGTAAATCTCAGTATCAATCAGATCATCAAAGCTACTCAGAGCTTCTCTCCTTCATTAAGGTTAGGTGAAGGAGGATTTGGAACTGTGTACAAGGCTGTGCTGCCAGATGGTCTCATTGTTGCTATTAAACGAGCAAAGAAG GAACATATTCCAGCATTACGAGATGAATTTAGTAATGAAGTTGAACTTCTTGCGAAAATCGAGCATCAAAACTTGGTTAGGTTGCTTGGTTACACTGATAAAGGAAATGAGCGCATTATCATTACTGAGTATGTTCCAAATGGTACTCTCAGGGAGCATCTGGATG GTCAGCATGGCAAGATTTTGGACTTCAAGCAACGACTAGAAATAGCTATTGATGTTGCCCATGCCTTGACTTATCTCCATCTATATGCAG AAAAGACGATAATTCACCGAGATGTGAAGTCATCTAACATTCTGCTGACAGAAAGCTATAGAGCCAAGGTGTCTGACTTTGGGTTTGCAAGAACTGGCCCATCCGACACAGAACAGACTCACATCTCGACCAAAGTGAAAGGAACAGCTGGGTACCTTGACCCAGAATACCTAAGGACCTATCAACTCACGCCCAAGAGTGATGTATTTTCCTTTGGAATATTGCTCATAGAAATTCTCTCTGGAAGGCGTCCGGTGGAACTCAAGAGAGGCATAGATGAAAGAATTACTGTTAGATGG GCTTTTCATAAATATAATGTGGGCAATCTAAGGGACATTTTGGATCCTTTGCTGGAGGAAGTGGTAGATGAGGAGGTACTGGGGAAGATGCTCAGTTTGGCATTCCAATGTGCTGCCCCTACACGTGATGATCGACCGGACATGAAAGAAGTCGGAGAACAGCTGTGGGAGATACGAAGGGAAtttaggaagagcttcagcaAAAGCATAAAGTAG
- the LOC105039054 gene encoding calmodulin-binding receptor-like cytoplasmic kinase 3 isoform X1: MAHFILPLLILMQLPWCLLCESVPTLSKVCRFDHVAYSKSSDGYHLSINQERIEDPVLICEALETYFKSGCLLCDSQVESWRRIGKEYCRQDFNVPVNVKCNHISVDLVRRAGRKLLLPLSANVSNFEQLTRKGQLQEEELDNKHSSPSDNVPLAVPGIFLICCAFMCPCVHARRKERSEHNVLARQLNSMDSVSSIEVGSTSGKIPTTPLRVPPSPSRFSLSPQLSTIGSVNLSINQIIKATQSFSPSLRLGEGGFGTVYKAVLPDGLIVAIKRAKKEHIPALRDEFSNEVELLAKIEHQNLVRLLGYTDKGNERIIITEYVPNGTLREHLDGQHGKILDFKQRLEIAIDVAHALTYLHLYAEKTIIHRDVKSSNILLTESYRAKVSDFGFARTGPSDTEQTHISTKVKGTAGYLDPEYLRTYQLTPKSDVFSFGILLIEILSGRRPVELKRGIDERITVRWAFHKYNVGNLRDILDPLLEEVVDEEVLGKMLSLAFQCAAPTRDDRPDMKEVGEQLWEIRREFRKSFSKSIK; the protein is encoded by the exons ATGGCTCATTTTATTCTGCCTCTGTTGATCCTGATGCAACTGCCTTGGTGTTTGCTTTGTGAATCGGTACCGACCCTCTCGAAAGTGTGCAGATTTGATCATGTTGCCTACTCAAAGTCGTCGGATGGGTATCACCTTTCAATTAATCAAGAGAGGATAGAGGATCCTGTTTTGATATGTGAAGCACTGGAAACCTATTTCAAGAGTGGGTGTCTGTTATGTGATTCCCAGGTGGAATCATGGAGGAGAATTGGCAAGGAGTACTGTCGTCAGGACTTTAACGTACCAGTCAATGTGAAGTGCAATCATATTTCTG TGGATTTAGTTCGGAGGGCAGGGAGGAAACTGTTGCTGCCGTTATCAGCAAATGTTTCCAACTTTGAGCAGTTGACCAGAAAGGGTCAGTTGCAAGAAGAAGAGCTAGATAATAAACATTCTTCACCATCAGATAATGTTCCTCTGGCTGTACCAGGAATCTTCCTCATCTGTTGTGCTTTTATGTGCCCTTGCGTTCATgcaaggaggaaagaaagaagcgaGCATAATGTTCTAGCTAGACAGCTGAATTCAA TGGATTCAGTTTCATCCATAGAAGTAGGTTCAACCTCTGGAAAGATCCCCACAACTCCACTCAGAGTGCCTCCTAGCCCATCTCGGTTCTCATTGTCTCCTCAATTGAGTACAATTGGATCAGTAAATCTCAGTATCAATCAGATCATCAAAGCTACTCAGAGCTTCTCTCCTTCATTAAGGTTAGGTGAAGGAGGATTTGGAACTGTGTACAAGGCTGTGCTGCCAGATGGTCTCATTGTTGCTATTAAACGAGCAAAGAAG GAACATATTCCAGCATTACGAGATGAATTTAGTAATGAAGTTGAACTTCTTGCGAAAATCGAGCATCAAAACTTGGTTAGGTTGCTTGGTTACACTGATAAAGGAAATGAGCGCATTATCATTACTGAGTATGTTCCAAATGGTACTCTCAGGGAGCATCTGGATG GTCAGCATGGCAAGATTTTGGACTTCAAGCAACGACTAGAAATAGCTATTGATGTTGCCCATGCCTTGACTTATCTCCATCTATATGCAG AAAAGACGATAATTCACCGAGATGTGAAGTCATCTAACATTCTGCTGACAGAAAGCTATAGAGCCAAGGTGTCTGACTTTGGGTTTGCAAGAACTGGCCCATCCGACACAGAACAGACTCACATCTCGACCAAAGTGAAAGGAACAGCTGGGTACCTTGACCCAGAATACCTAAGGACCTATCAACTCACGCCCAAGAGTGATGTATTTTCCTTTGGAATATTGCTCATAGAAATTCTCTCTGGAAGGCGTCCGGTGGAACTCAAGAGAGGCATAGATGAAAGAATTACTGTTAGATGG GCTTTTCATAAATATAATGTGGGCAATCTAAGGGACATTTTGGATCCTTTGCTGGAGGAAGTGGTAGATGAGGAGGTACTGGGGAAGATGCTCAGTTTGGCATTCCAATGTGCTGCCCCTACACGTGATGATCGACCGGACATGAAAGAAGTCGGAGAACAGCTGTGGGAGATACGAAGGGAAtttaggaagagcttcagcaAAAGCATAAAGTAG